One genomic region from Methanomassiliicoccales archaeon encodes:
- the hisIE gene encoding bifunctional phosphoribosyl-AMP cyclohydrolase/phosphoribosyl-ATP diphosphatase HisIE — MTLPLKFDEKGLIPVIVQDSETNEVLMMAHANLEAYNKMIETGKTHFWSRSRQRLWMKGETSGNVQHIVSIQTDCDADCLLVRVKQTGVACHLERPSCFGDVLYGDLKGTAAILPELRRVIKDRKEHPLEGSYTTTLLKNEDKMLKKVVEEAAEIALASKGQDKHMQTWEVADLIYHLMVVMEGKEIPLEDVYRMLSERRK, encoded by the coding sequence ATGACCTTGCCGCTGAAATTCGACGAGAAAGGCTTGATCCCGGTCATAGTGCAGGACTCTGAGACCAACGAAGTGCTGATGATGGCGCATGCGAACCTAGAGGCATACAACAAGATGATCGAAACGGGCAAGACGCACTTCTGGTCCCGTTCCCGACAGAGGTTGTGGATGAAGGGCGAGACCTCTGGCAACGTGCAGCACATCGTTTCCATCCAGACCGATTGCGATGCCGATTGCCTGCTGGTGAGGGTGAAGCAGACCGGGGTGGCCTGCCATTTGGAGCGCCCCTCTTGCTTTGGAGATGTTCTGTATGGCGATCTCAAAGGCACTGCCGCCATCTTGCCGGAGCTGAGGCGGGTGATCAAGGACCGCAAGGAGCATCCGCTCGAGGGTTCGTACACCACCACTCTGCTAAAAAACGAGGACAAGATGCTGAAGAAGGTGGTGGAGGAAGCGGCGGAGATCGCCCTGGCGAGCAAAGGCCAGGATAAGCATATGCAGACGTGGGAGGTGGCCGACCTCATCTACCACCTGATGGTGGTCATGGAGGGAAAGGAGATACCGCTGGAAGACGTCTACCGCATGCTATCGGAAAGGAGGAAGTAG
- a CDS encoding histidinol phosphate phosphatase domain-containing protein — protein MRIDLHCHTLLSDGELLPIELARRAVVKGHTAIAITDHASLSNLDRLINEARIDAELAREWNIEVLVGVEITHVPVRRIDQVVAEARRKGAQIIVIHGETINEPVEKGTNLVAVSNPDVDILAHPGFITMEEVELAKKNGVVLEITSRRSHSSTNGHVAKLALQAGAKMVVNTDAHAPSDLIDYETAINVAMAAGLPRRDAEKAVKDTPLQMLKKVKGR, from the coding sequence ATGCGCATCGACCTGCACTGTCACACCCTGCTCAGCGACGGTGAGCTGCTGCCCATCGAGCTCGCCCGACGGGCGGTCGTCAAAGGGCACACGGCCATCGCCATCACTGATCATGCCTCCCTCTCAAACCTGGACCGACTGATCAACGAGGCCAGGATCGATGCCGAGCTGGCTCGTGAATGGAACATCGAGGTGCTCGTGGGCGTGGAGATCACCCACGTCCCGGTCCGCAGAATAGACCAAGTGGTGGCGGAAGCCAGAAGGAAAGGCGCGCAGATCATCGTCATCCACGGGGAGACGATCAACGAGCCGGTGGAGAAGGGCACGAACCTGGTCGCGGTCAGCAATCCGGACGTGGACATCCTCGCTCATCCGGGCTTCATCACCATGGAAGAGGTCGAACTGGCGAAGAAGAATGGCGTGGTCCTGGAGATCACCTCACGCAGATCGCACAGTTCCACCAACGGACATGTTGCCAAGTTAGCGCTGCAGGCGGGAGCGAAGATGGTGGTCAACACCGACGCCCACGCTCCCTCCGATCTCATCGACTACGAGACCGCGATCAACGTCGCCATGGCAGCGGGCCTGCCTCGAAGGGACGCGGAGAAGGCGGTGAAGGACACCCCTTTGCAGATGCTCAAGAAGGTGAAAGGCCGATGA